In Desulfovibrio psychrotolerans, a genomic segment contains:
- a CDS encoding PP2C family protein-serine/threonine phosphatase, whose product MAQDHSVQQRQGSRLRKLIEANQMLAQVESLPELLPRLLELAQDVTDAVASSILLYDVQRQCLRFALARNDTPGIAERILTCDFELCQGEGIAGTVAQTRKPLLCGEDDPRIRRDADAVTGFRTRSVLCVPILYKEELLGVAQVLNPRQGGMFTPEDLDILESFAHLAGVALVRSRLLEALLEQERMNTQLQAAARIQEAFQPRLPDMAESHIWACSHPAIHVGGDMYDCIILPDGRMVAYIADVAGKGLGAALVGAAVWSRMRSLALEGLNPSIILKRMNEMLLNDMENALFVTLCVAVYDKRSHTAQLANAGHLMPLRMRGASVEEIPLPPGLPLGIEPEVSYQEYSLSLSPGEAVLLISDGITEARNADREMFGEERVADLLRQKGAAPYGEALMEGVLFWQRGVAANDDRTILELWRDNRR is encoded by the coding sequence ATCGCTGCCGGAACTCCTGCCCCGCCTGCTGGAACTGGCGCAGGATGTGACGGATGCGGTAGCCTCGTCCATCCTGCTGTATGACGTGCAGCGCCAATGCCTGCGGTTCGCCCTTGCCCGTAACGATACCCCCGGCATTGCAGAGCGCATCCTCACCTGCGATTTCGAGCTGTGCCAGGGCGAAGGCATCGCGGGCACTGTGGCGCAGACGCGCAAACCCCTGCTCTGCGGGGAAGACGACCCCCGCATACGGCGCGATGCAGATGCCGTGACAGGCTTTCGCACACGCAGCGTGCTCTGTGTGCCCATCCTGTACAAGGAAGAACTGCTGGGCGTGGCGCAGGTGCTCAATCCTCGTCAGGGTGGCATGTTCACCCCGGAAGATCTGGACATACTCGAAAGCTTTGCCCACCTTGCCGGAGTCGCGCTGGTGCGCTCCCGCCTGCTGGAAGCCCTTCTGGAGCAGGAGCGGATGAATACCCAGCTTCAGGCCGCCGCGCGCATTCAGGAAGCCTTTCAGCCGCGCCTGCCCGACATGGCAGAGAGCCACATATGGGCGTGCAGCCATCCCGCCATACACGTGGGCGGCGACATGTACGACTGTATCATCCTGCCGGACGGGCGCATGGTGGCTTATATTGCAGACGTGGCTGGCAAGGGGCTGGGCGCGGCGCTGGTGGGGGCTGCGGTCTGGTCGCGGATGCGCAGCCTTGCGCTGGAAGGACTAAATCCGTCTATCATTCTGAAAAGAATGAACGAAATGCTTCTTAATGATATGGAAAACGCTCTCTTCGTCACGCTGTGTGTTGCGGTGTATGATAAACGCAGCCACACCGCACAGCTTGCCAACGCCGGGCACCTCATGCCGTTGCGCATGCGGGGGGCATCGGTGGAAGAAATACCCCTGCCGCCCGGGCTTCCGCTTGGCATAGAGCCGGAAGTGTCGTATCAGGAATACTCGCTTTCCCTTTCTCCGGGTGAAGCCGTGCTCCTGATTTCCGACGGCATTACAGAAGCCCGCAACGCAGACCGCGAGATGTTCGGGGAAGAGCGTGTTGCCGACCTGCTGCGCCAAAAAGGGGCCGCTCCGTACGGAGAAGCACTCATGGAAGGTGTGCTGTTCTGGCAGCGGGGTGTGGCAGCCAACGATGACAGAACGATTCTGGAACTCTGGCGCGATAACAGGCGGTAA